A section of the Nitrospirota bacterium genome encodes:
- a CDS encoding PAS domain S-box protein, which produces MLTRKVNKTEGIILVVEDDKGVNNLIVKTLQDAGHNTVGVFTGREAVTNVTASKVSLMVLDYKLQDMSGKQVIELLAKEGFEIPFIVVTGFGDEKIAVEMMKLGAADYIVKNENLMDILPFRVKKVLKEVSHEKIVKTIDSVLEKSEANLKSILTASPNGIGLLQDRQMKWVSERFVELVGYSEDELVGNSTEMFYDEHEEFERVGRALYDDIARKGRGEVDTQCRRKDGTYIDVYIQVAPTNPDNLDMGVIFSFSDITERKRYEKELFESKRDWEEVFDSVTDMITVHDIDFNIIRANKAAEQILHLPVLQDMKAKCFEYYHGTACPPEGCPSCNCLKTGKPATFEVFEPHLNKFIEIRSMPRFDKENKLIGLIHVVRDITQRKKMEDGIFESEEKLRTIIDSANDAIISIDGCGKIIFFNTATEDIFGYSADELAGQCVTMLMPERFRDAHQNGLDRVAGGGESHVIGKTVEMAGLRKDGKEFPLEISVAKWQVKGEDFFTGIIKDITERNRSRKLIRESEERYRELFENTSDLIQSLDTEGKFIFVNSSWLKTLGYTREEIDKISIFDILHPSCLEKCKDVFIKVMSCESNDNVEAVFVSRDGRLIDVEGNIRCKFVNGKPIAVQGIFRDVTERNRSEELVQRQLKRINALHSIDMAITSSIDLRVTLNIFLEQVITQLDLDAAAVLLLDEASMTLRYFASKGFRSAALKHANVRMGESYAGRAAKERHIISIPNLKDEPSAFKTSEHFSKEEFVTYFAVPLIAKGQVKGVLEIFKRTLFNADDEWLDFFNTVATQGAIAIDDATLFEDLKRSNVDLAIAYDSTIEGWARALDLRDKETEGHSRRVTEITISLARELGVKEEDIIHIKRGALLHDIGKMGIPDNILLKPGKLTDEEWRIMKNHPNLAHGMIYPVEYLRPALDIPFSHHEKWDGSGYPNGLKGNEIPLAARIFAIIDVWDALSSDRPYRKAWPKEKIIEYIRSESGIHFDPDIVETFLNLISTIPEEI; this is translated from the coding sequence ATGTTAACCAGAAAAGTGAATAAGACAGAAGGCATAATCCTTGTTGTTGAGGATGACAAGGGCGTCAACAACCTTATTGTTAAGACCCTGCAGGATGCGGGCCATAATACTGTGGGCGTCTTTACAGGCAGGGAGGCTGTCACAAATGTGACGGCCAGCAAGGTCAGCCTGATGGTGCTTGATTACAAGCTTCAGGATATGTCCGGGAAGCAGGTCATTGAGTTGCTTGCCAAAGAGGGCTTTGAGATTCCTTTTATTGTTGTCACAGGGTTCGGCGATGAGAAGATAGCTGTTGAGATGATGAAGCTCGGAGCGGCTGATTACATCGTTAAAAACGAGAACCTGATGGATATCCTCCCGTTCAGGGTTAAAAAGGTGCTTAAAGAGGTCTCGCATGAAAAGATAGTCAAAACTATCGACAGTGTGCTGGAGAAGAGCGAGGCAAACCTCAAGAGCATCCTTACCGCTTCCCCCAACGGCATCGGGCTGCTTCAGGACCGGCAAATGAAATGGGTAAGCGAAAGGTTCGTTGAGCTGGTCGGATATTCAGAAGATGAACTTGTCGGCAATTCCACGGAGATGTTTTACGACGAGCATGAGGAGTTTGAGCGTGTCGGCAGGGCGCTCTATGATGACATCGCCCGGAAAGGCAGGGGAGAGGTAGATACACAGTGCAGGCGCAAAGACGGGACTTACATTGATGTATATATCCAGGTAGCCCCTACTAACCCCGACAATCTTGATATGGGGGTTATATTCTCATTCTCGGATATTACAGAACGGAAGAGATATGAGAAAGAGCTTTTTGAATCAAAGCGCGACTGGGAAGAGGTCTTTGACTCGGTCACTGACATGATAACGGTCCATGATATTGATTTCAATATCATAAGGGCCAATAAAGCGGCAGAGCAGATACTGCACCTGCCGGTCCTTCAGGATATGAAGGCGAAGTGCTTTGAGTATTATCACGGCACCGCATGCCCGCCTGAGGGATGCCCGAGCTGTAATTGCCTGAAGACAGGCAAGCCTGCCACCTTTGAGGTCTTTGAGCCGCATCTGAATAAATTCATTGAGATAAGATCCATGCCCCGCTTTGATAAAGAGAATAAGCTCATCGGCCTTATCCATGTGGTGAGGGATATAACTCAAAGGAAGAAGATGGAGGACGGGATCTTTGAGAGCGAAGAGAAGCTTCGCACCATTATTGACTCTGCAAATGATGCGATAATCTCAATAGACGGCTGCGGCAAGATCATATTCTTTAACACCGCCACTGAAGATATCTTTGGCTATTCTGCCGATGAGCTTGCGGGGCAGTGTGTTACGATGCTAATGCCGGAACGGTTTCGTGACGCTCACCAGAATGGGCTGGACAGGGTTGCAGGGGGCGGCGAATCACATGTGATCGGAAAGACTGTTGAGATGGCAGGGCTCAGAAAAGACGGAAAGGAATTTCCACTGGAGATATCCGTTGCCAAATGGCAGGTCAAAGGCGAAGATTTCTTTACCGGGATAATTAAGGACATAACAGAGAGAAATCGGTCCAGGAAGTTGATACGGGAGAGTGAGGAGCGTTACCGCGAGCTCTTTGAAAATACAAGCGACCTTATCCAGAGTCTGGATACTGAAGGTAAATTTATCTTTGTTAACTCCTCATGGCTTAAGACATTGGGTTACACCAGGGAGGAGATCGATAAGATCTCTATATTTGATATTCTTCACCCAAGCTGTTTGGAGAAATGTAAAGATGTTTTCATAAAAGTAATGTCTTGTGAGTCAAATGACAATGTTGAAGCTGTCTTTGTCAGCAGGGACGGAAGATTGATAGATGTTGAAGGAAATATAAGGTGTAAGTTTGTTAACGGAAAGCCCATTGCCGTGCAGGGTATATTCAGGGATGTTACGGAACGCAATAGGTCTGAGGAACTGGTACAGCGTCAGCTTAAGCGCATAAATGCCCTCCATTCCATTGATATGGCGATCACATCAAGCATTGACCTGCGTGTCACACTTAATATATTTCTTGAACAGGTCATCACACAGCTTGACCTGGACGCTGCCGCTGTCCTGCTTCTGGATGAGGCCTCGATGACGCTGAGGTATTTTGCTTCCAAGGGTTTTCGTTCAGCCGCGTTAAAACATGCAAATGTAAGAATGGGCGAGAGTTATGCCGGCCGCGCGGCAAAGGAGCGCCATATTATATCTATCCCGAACCTCAAGGATGAACCCTCGGCATTTAAAACTTCGGAACATTTCAGCAAAGAAGAGTTTGTAACATATTTCGCGGTTCCGCTTATTGCAAAAGGCCAGGTCAAGGGCGTCCTGGAGATATTTAAACGCACACTCTTTAATGCTGATGACGAGTGGCTGGATTTTTTCAATACCGTCGCCACGCAGGGAGCTATAGCCATAGATGACGCAACCCTTTTTGAAGACCTCAAACGTTCCAATGTCGACCTTGCCATTGCATATGATTCCACGATCGAAGGATGGGCCAGAGCGCTGGATCTTCGTGATAAAGAGACAGAGGGGCATTCAAGGCGTGTTACTGAGATAACCATATCTCTGGCACGCGAACTGGGAGTAAAGGAAGAAGATATCATCCATATAAAAAGAGGCGCGCTTCTGCATGATATAGGCAAGATGGGTATACCTGACAATATTCTGCTTAAGCCCGGCAAGTTAACAGATGAGGAATGGAGGATCATGAAGAACCATCCCAACCTTGCGCATGGGATGATCTATCCTGTCGAATATCTGCGGCCCGCACTTGACATCCCGTTCTCTCATCATGAGAAATGGGACGGCTCCGGCTATCCGAACGGGCTTAAAGGCAATGAGATACCGCTTGCGGCAAGGATATTCGCGATCATAGATGTCTGGGATGCACTGTCATCAGACCGTCCTTACAGAAAGGCATGGCCGAAGGAAAAGATAATAGAGTATATCCGCTCAGAGTCAGGCATTCACTTTGACCCTGATATCGTTGAAACCTTTCTTAATCTGATAAGCACAATACCGGAAGAGATTTAA
- a CDS encoding MEDS domain-containing protein — translation MDMRTGVSDIGETDLATAIGQLVVHNHLCLIYETREEQFAAVIPFMRIGLERGEKCVYIVDDNTAEMVIREMKAAGIDVDTAVRSGKLDILRKQDAYLKQGYFDPDWMISFLKRATDEAKAAGFSALRATGEMTWMLGGDPGTERLIEYEAKLNYFLPQNDVLAICQYNRSRFSPEIIKDVIYTHPLIIFGGVVCRNFYYVPPDEFLGKEQAAREIDRLLDNIMDREKAEKERDDMLRWEEGVNLLQQSLLMPAGQEQKLKSITDGIVRIFNADFCRIWLISPGDLCEQGCVHARMQEEPHVCRYRDRCLHLMASSGRYTHIDGEVHRRVPFGCYKIGRIASGEAHKFLTNDVQNDPRVHNHEWARDLGLASFAGYQLRVPDGRRIGVLALFAKHRISAAEDSMLDGLSNTLALVIQQTAAEDSLRLFRTLIDQSNDAIEVIDPETQHFLDANERAFQDLGFSREELLSMKVSDIDPDLDQAMWNRRGGEMLKTGFSLFESRHRRKDGSIFPVEINAKRVQLDRVYIVNVVRDITERRKAEQERESLTLELKQKTRDLEQILYAGSHDLKTPLVNVQGYCGELEAAMGELLFYIKNGNIPEDIKGKVSSLIQAEIPEDLNFIRSNISKMDMLLNGLMKVSRLGRVELKVEEIDMNEFVSGIISVFDMKIKESGIKVEISEIPPCQSDREQLSHVFLNLIGNAIKYMSPGRKGLIKVSGHMEGGRTAYCVEDNGIGIAPEHKEKIFEIFYRLEPDRYEGEGLGLTITRKILERLHGRIWVESEVGKGSRFYVELPGNK, via the coding sequence ATGGATATGAGAACGGGCGTATCAGATATTGGTGAGACTGACCTGGCAACAGCCATAGGACAACTCGTAGTGCATAATCATCTGTGCCTGATTTACGAGACACGGGAGGAGCAGTTTGCCGCCGTTATCCCTTTCATGAGGATCGGGCTGGAGCGCGGAGAAAAATGCGTTTATATCGTTGACGACAATACAGCGGAGATGGTCATCAGAGAAATGAAGGCTGCCGGCATAGACGTTGATACTGCGGTTCGATCCGGGAAACTGGACATATTGAGAAAGCAGGACGCATATCTTAAACAGGGGTACTTTGATCCCGACTGGATGATCAGTTTTCTGAAACGCGCCACGGATGAGGCGAAGGCCGCCGGTTTTTCCGCCTTAAGGGCTACCGGCGAGATGACGTGGATGCTGGGCGGCGATCCCGGCACAGAACGCCTGATAGAGTATGAGGCGAAGTTGAACTATTTCCTGCCTCAGAACGATGTGCTTGCCATATGCCAGTATAACCGCAGCCGTTTTTCACCTGAGATCATCAAAGACGTTATATACACCCATCCGCTCATAATATTCGGCGGGGTGGTCTGCAGAAACTTCTATTACGTCCCGCCCGACGAGTTTCTGGGGAAGGAACAGGCAGCCAGAGAGATCGACAGGCTTTTGGATAATATCATGGACAGGGAAAAGGCAGAGAAGGAACGCGATGATATGCTCCGGTGGGAGGAGGGTGTCAACTTATTGCAACAGTCGCTCCTCATGCCTGCGGGACAGGAACAGAAACTCAAGAGCATTACCGACGGTATCGTCCGGATATTTAACGCCGATTTCTGCCGCATCTGGCTGATCAGTCCAGGGGATCTGTGTGAACAGGGCTGCGTACATGCCCGGATGCAGGAAGAGCCGCACGTCTGCCGCTACCGTGACCGCTGCCTGCATCTGATGGCGAGTTCGGGACGTTACACCCATATAGACGGAGAAGTCCACCGCCGTGTTCCGTTCGGCTGTTACAAGATCGGCCGCATCGCCTCGGGAGAGGCGCACAAATTCCTGACTAACGACGTGCAGAATGACCCTCGCGTTCACAATCATGAATGGGCCCGCGACCTGGGGCTGGCCTCGTTTGCAGGATACCAGCTCCGTGTCCCGGACGGCCGGAGGATAGGGGTTCTGGCCCTCTTTGCCAAACACCGCATCTCTGCAGCCGAAGATTCCATGCTGGACGGGCTCAGCAACACACTGGCCCTGGTCATTCAGCAAACCGCTGCGGAGGATTCGCTCAGACTGTTCCGTACATTGATCGACCAGTCCAATGACGCTATCGAGGTGATCGATCCGGAAACACAGCATTTCCTTGATGCCAATGAAAGGGCCTTTCAGGATCTCGGCTTCAGCCGCGAAGAACTTTTGTCCATGAAAGTAAGCGATATTGACCCTGACCTGGATCAGGCGATGTGGAACAGGCGCGGCGGGGAGATGCTGAAAACCGGTTTTAGTCTCTTTGAGAGCCGGCACCGGCGTAAAGATGGATCAATATTCCCTGTGGAGATCAATGCAAAACGCGTTCAGCTTGACCGGGTTTACATAGTTAATGTCGTCCGTGACATCACCGAACGCAGGAAGGCGGAGCAGGAACGGGAGAGCCTGACGCTGGAACTTAAGCAGAAGACAAGAGACCTTGAGCAGATCCTCTACGCCGGCTCGCATGACCTCAAGACACCTCTGGTAAACGTGCAGGGCTATTGCGGCGAACTGGAAGCGGCTATGGGGGAATTGCTGTTTTATATAAAGAACGGGAATATCCCCGAAGACATCAAGGGCAAAGTCTCTTCTCTCATACAGGCTGAAATACCTGAAGACCTCAATTTTATCCGCAGTAACATATCAAAAATGGACATGCTCCTCAACGGGCTTATGAAGGTATCCAGGCTGGGGAGGGTTGAATTAAAAGTTGAAGAGATAGATATGAACGAATTCGTATCCGGCATTATCAGCGTTTTTGACATGAAGATAAAAGAATCCGGCATTAAGGTTGAGATATCGGAGATCCCTCCCTGCCAAAGCGACAGGGAGCAGCTCAGCCATGTCTTTCTGAACCTGATAGGCAATGCCATAAAGTATATGTCTCCCGGCAGGAAAGGCCTTATAAAAGTCTCGGGACATATGGAAGGCGGACGGACGGCCTATTGCGTTGAAGACAACGGCATAGGCATCGCGCCTGAGCATAAAGAGAAGATATTTGAAATATTCTACCGGCTTGAGCCGGACAGATACGAGGGTGAAGGCCTCGGCTTGACCATAACGCGCAAGATATTAGAGCGGCTGCATGGCAGAATATGGGTGGAGTCGGAAGTCGGCAAGGGGAGCAGGTTTTATGTGGAACTGCCGGGGAATAAATAA
- a CDS encoding PAS domain S-box protein, whose product MKESSTVWKKALQSYGLPSAVLFLGIFAFFLFLLGAHLTRLQYTDSLFIDAAMDIEINTSLAHFLIEEASDANADMDIREVTEHIDEAIHLTDSILNGGETEHGLIKEPLSDPEMRAYAEAVRLNLIMLKTEAPKHVEAAEKPGIDWAVDQKINALVLEIIKDAEKIDDLIGVNRKREWEEYRQLFIGVLVLWAFGITTATFGLLRHEWRRKQVLAELTKSGENLNLYQTLIDQSNDSIELVDPETGNFLDVNRKACEDLGYSREEFLSLKVFDIDPVVKPSDFTTIMDSLRRTGSGIWDSVHLRKDGSTFPVEVSLKFVQLDRSYLVAVARDVTKRKGIEDTLRESEELYADLFNGMLEGFALHKIICDENGRPVDYRFLKINPAFERLTGLRAADLIGRTVLEVLPDTEPFWIETYGRVALTGEPIHFSNYSAELDKYFMVTAYSPRHEQFVAIFEDITGRKQAEKERDHLNEQVKERNKELQQIVYTISHDLRSPLINIQGYCKLLTKSLQEAVSSLEGENISQGVKEKIASIIEKDISESKHFIFLSIHKIDSMLSGLLSFSRSMHAEIRKEEIDMNSLVSNVVSAIDFQVRDSGAKIEIADLPSCFGDNMQINQVFSNLIGNSIKFLSPERPGAISISGRKEDGQAVYCVEDNGIGIAPEDQGKIFEVFQRLHPEEVKGEGIGLSIVSKILERHNGKVWVESELGKGSRFYVALPT is encoded by the coding sequence ATGAAAGAGAGTTCAACAGTCTGGAAAAAGGCGCTGCAATCGTACGGCCTGCCGTCAGCGGTTTTATTCTTAGGCATATTCGCATTCTTTCTTTTCCTGCTGGGCGCCCATCTCACCAGGCTCCAGTATACCGATTCGCTTTTTATCGACGCTGCCATGGACATCGAGATCAATACCTCATTGGCGCATTTCCTGATAGAGGAGGCTTCTGACGCAAATGCCGATATGGATATCAGGGAGGTCACGGAGCATATAGATGAGGCGATACATCTCACAGATTCTATCCTCAACGGCGGAGAGACCGAACATGGCCTTATTAAAGAGCCGCTGAGTGATCCTGAAATGCGCGCCTATGCCGAAGCTGTCAGGCTGAACCTTATAATGTTAAAAACTGAAGCCCCTAAGCATGTGGAGGCCGCTGAGAAACCCGGAATTGATTGGGCTGTTGATCAGAAGATCAACGCTCTTGTATTGGAAATTATCAAAGATGCGGAGAAGATAGATGATCTTATCGGAGTAAATAGAAAGAGAGAATGGGAGGAGTACAGACAGTTATTTATAGGAGTGCTGGTTCTCTGGGCCTTTGGGATTACTACGGCAACATTCGGGCTTTTGCGGCATGAATGGCGCAGGAAGCAGGTATTGGCTGAGTTAACGAAGAGCGGGGAGAATCTCAATCTCTATCAAACCTTGATCGATCAGTCCAATGACTCAATTGAACTTGTTGACCCGGAAACAGGGAATTTCCTCGATGTAAACAGGAAAGCGTGTGAAGACCTCGGCTACAGCCGTGAGGAATTCCTGTCACTGAAGGTTTTCGACATTGATCCCGTTGTCAAGCCGTCAGACTTTACGACAATAATGGATAGCCTCCGGAGAACAGGATCCGGCATATGGGATAGTGTCCATCTGCGGAAGGACGGGTCAACTTTTCCTGTAGAGGTCAGCCTGAAATTTGTGCAGTTAGACCGGAGCTATCTGGTCGCTGTTGCGCGCGACGTCACTAAGCGCAAAGGTATAGAAGACACGCTGCGCGAGAGCGAAGAGCTGTATGCCGATCTTTTCAACGGCATGCTTGAAGGTTTTGCCTTGCACAAGATCATTTGTGACGAAAATGGCAGGCCGGTTGACTATCGTTTCCTGAAGATCAATCCTGCCTTTGAACGGCTGACCGGGCTCCGCGCGGCAGACCTGATAGGCAGAACGGTGCTTGAGGTGCTGCCGGATACCGAACCATTCTGGATCGAAACTTACGGCCGCGTAGCATTGACCGGCGAGCCGATACATTTTTCAAATTATTCGGCTGAACTTGATAAGTATTTTATGGTCACGGCCTATAGCCCGCGCCATGAGCAATTTGTCGCCATTTTTGAGGATATCACCGGGCGCAAGCAGGCAGAGAAAGAGCGCGATCATCTGAACGAGCAGGTGAAGGAGAGGAACAAGGAGCTTCAGCAGATAGTTTATACGATATCACACGACCTTCGCTCGCCGCTGATCAATATACAGGGTTATTGCAAGCTTCTCACAAAGTCGCTTCAGGAAGCGGTTTCATCATTGGAGGGAGAAAACATTTCACAAGGGGTTAAGGAAAAGATCGCTTCAATTATTGAAAAAGATATATCAGAGTCTAAGCATTTCATTTTTTTAAGCATTCACAAAATAGACTCCATGCTTTCAGGACTTTTATCGTTTTCCCGTTCCATGCATGCCGAGATCAGGAAGGAAGAGATAGACATGAACAGCCTTGTTTCAAATGTTGTCAGCGCCATTGATTTTCAGGTCAGGGATTCAGGGGCTAAGATAGAGATAGCAGACCTGCCCTCATGTTTCGGAGATAATATGCAGATAAACCAGGTCTTCTCCAATCTGATAGGCAACTCGATCAAGTTCCTTTCCCCTGAACGTCCCGGGGCCATCAGTATCTCAGGGAGAAAAGAAGACGGGCAGGCTGTATATTGTGTTGAGGACAATGGCATCGGCATCGCCCCTGAGGATCAGGGGAAGATATTCGAAGTCTTCCAAAGGCTGCATCCTGAAGAAGTGAAGGGTGAGGGCATCGGCCTCAGCATCGTGAGCAAGATACTTGAGAGGCATAACGGGAAGGTATGGGTGGAGTCGGAGTTGGGGAAAGGCAGCAGGTTTTATGTGGCGCTGCCGACATGA
- a CDS encoding response regulator, protein MKNNIVILLAEDDLGHAGLIMKNLKRTGIENEIIHFKDGQEALNFLFGQGPGPRKHNGAAYILLLDIRMPRVDGIEVLVRMKKDEKLRRIPVIMVTTTDDDTTIKKCYELGCASYIVKPVDYDAFVETVKELGVFLQMMEVPE, encoded by the coding sequence ATGAAAAACAATATTGTGATTCTTTTAGCTGAAGACGATCTTGGGCATGCCGGCCTGATCATGAAGAACCTTAAGCGTACGGGCATTGAAAATGAGATCATTCATTTCAAGGACGGACAGGAGGCCCTTAATTTTTTATTCGGGCAAGGGCCGGGGCCCAGGAAGCATAACGGGGCGGCGTATATTCTGCTTCTTGACATCCGTATGCCGAGGGTTGACGGGATCGAGGTTCTCGTCAGGATGAAAAAGGATGAGAAACTGCGCAGGATACCGGTGATCATGGTAACAACAACGGATGACGACACGACCATTAAAAAATGCTATGAACTGGGATGCGCGAGCTATATAGTGAAGCCGGTTGATTATGACGCGTTTGTTGAGACGGTTAAAGAGCTGGGCGTTTTTTTACAGATGATGGAAGTTCCGGAGTAA
- a CDS encoding DUF3365 domain-containing protein, with amino-acid sequence MKLQTRFTITFLSVLLLALAVLSAIAYKETRRSLEQEAYSICEKILAEVEATRQYVREVLRPKMYEIVKDDFVLEAMSTSFIARGQAERFLQRYPDYYIKFATENPRNPKNMADETEKKIIRFFRDNPEERKWRGTVYHNGAPYFTVATPYYFEKQCLKCHGDPGDAPASLLQTYGDKNGFGRKVGELTINTVGIPVMVSYSDVWQKTIIWIIPVLILACITFLLSTMLFRRLVTVPVDRLKQGVNSIADGEYDYRVEIKGRNEISELASSYNSMAENLKSHISRLQASELEREKLNTELKRRNFELEQILYAATHDLKTPLVNINGYTGELKKSMEDIVSRIEREDIFAEIRKEITLLANELPESFGFISMSISRMDTLLNGLLQFSRSGNADLKTEDIDMNMLISGILSNLNYRMKEAGADFEVTDLPRCTGDREQVIRIFSNLIENAVKYLDTARKGKIKVSGHKEGNLSVYCVEDNGIGIASEHQKQIFHIFHQLDPSKAGEGLGLVIVQRMVERHGGKIWVESEAGKGSRFFVALPHEAG; translated from the coding sequence ATGAAACTTCAGACAAGGTTCACAATAACATTCTTATCCGTACTCCTGCTGGCTCTGGCGGTTCTCTCTGCCATTGCATATAAAGAGACCAGGCGCAGCCTTGAGCAGGAGGCCTATAGTATCTGCGAAAAGATATTAGCCGAGGTGGAGGCGACAAGGCAGTACGTCAGGGAAGTCCTCAGGCCGAAGATGTATGAGATAGTTAAAGACGATTTTGTGCTTGAGGCCATGTCAACAAGTTTTATCGCAAGGGGGCAGGCCGAGCGTTTCCTCCAGAGATATCCCGATTACTACATCAAGTTCGCGACCGAGAATCCGAGAAACCCTAAAAATATGGCTGATGAAACAGAGAAGAAGATAATCCGTTTCTTCAGGGATAATCCTGAAGAAAGGAAATGGCGCGGAACCGTATATCATAACGGAGCGCCTTATTTCACCGTGGCGACCCCGTACTATTTTGAAAAACAATGCCTTAAATGCCATGGCGACCCCGGGGACGCCCCTGCCTCCCTTTTACAAACTTACGGAGATAAAAACGGGTTCGGAAGAAAGGTTGGAGAACTCACCATCAACACGGTCGGCATCCCGGTCATGGTCAGTTATTCCGATGTATGGCAAAAGACGATAATCTGGATCATCCCGGTGCTGATTCTTGCCTGCATAACTTTCCTTCTGTCAACAATGCTCTTCAGACGGCTCGTAACTGTGCCGGTTGACAGATTGAAACAGGGCGTCAACAGCATAGCAGACGGCGAATATGATTACAGGGTTGAGATCAAGGGCAGAAATGAGATATCTGAGCTTGCCTCATCATATAACAGTATGGCTGAAAACCTGAAAAGTCATATATCGCGCCTTCAGGCTTCTGAACTGGAGCGTGAGAAACTCAATACAGAGCTTAAACGCCGCAACTTTGAGCTTGAACAGATATTGTACGCAGCCACGCATGACCTGAAGACCCCTCTTGTGAACATTAACGGTTACACCGGTGAATTGAAGAAGTCCATGGAGGACATAGTCAGCCGGATAGAGCGGGAGGATATATTTGCAGAGATCAGAAAAGAGATAACATTACTTGCCAATGAACTTCCCGAGTCGTTTGGTTTTATAAGCATGAGTATTTCACGTATGGATACGCTCCTGAACGGGCTCTTGCAGTTTTCCCGCTCAGGCAACGCTGACCTGAAGACAGAAGATATTGATATGAATATGCTGATAAGCGGGATATTAAGCAATCTTAATTACAGAATGAAGGAAGCGGGAGCGGATTTTGAAGTAACAGACCTGCCGCGATGCACAGGGGACAGGGAGCAGGTGATCAGGATATTCTCAAACCTTATTGAAAATGCTGTTAAGTATCTTGACACTGCGCGCAAAGGAAAGATAAAGGTCTCCGGGCATAAGGAAGGCAATCTTTCTGTCTATTGCGTGGAGGACAACGGCATCGGGATCGCCTCTGAACACCAGAAGCAGATATTCCACATATTCCATCAGCTCGACCCTTCAAAAGCAGGAGAAGGACTGGGACTTGTGATAGTGCAGAGGATGGTAGAGAGGCACGGCGGTAAGATATGGGTTGAGTCTGAGGCAGGCAAGGGGAGCAGGTTTTTTGTGGCGCTGCCGCATGAAGCAGGGTAG
- a CDS encoding iron-sulfur cluster assembly accessory protein, which yields MLTISDIAVEKAKEILSAEGKPDFGLRLYMAGSSCCGPSFGIDVVENPETGDAVVEKGGLKVFVDQSASEKLKGMELDFVDDGERQGFMFTGNPPSASSCGTGSGCSSCG from the coding sequence ATGTTGACCATTTCAGACATTGCGGTTGAAAAAGCAAAAGAGATACTTTCTGCAGAGGGCAAACCCGATTTCGGGCTGAGGCTGTATATGGCAGGAAGCAGCTGCTGCGGGCCTTCTTTCGGAATAGACGTCGTAGAAAACCCTGAAACAGGAGACGCTGTAGTAGAGAAAGGCGGGCTTAAGGTCTTTGTTGATCAATCAGCTTCAGAAAAGCTCAAGGGCATGGAGCTCGACTTTGTTGATGACGGCGAGAGGCAGGGATTCATGTTCACCGGCAATCCGCCTTCTGCGTCATCATGCGGCACCGGTTCAGGATGCAGCAGCTGCGGGTAA